The genome window CAACTAAAGTCCACGCTGCCTGACCTTTGGCCTACATACGATATTTATTGGTTCGTTCGGAGACTTAATTATTCAAAAGACTCATATTTCTGAGCTCTTTGCCATCTCGAGGAGGAAGAGTCGCGCTTGGTGGTTAGATCTGCTTGAAATTCATTGGCTGAGGTCTTTGTCACGCGGTGAATTATTTGTCGCTTGGACTTCTGGGTTTTGTGACATTCTGTGGAGCATTTGAGGGTGGCGAGTTTCAGAATTACTGATCGTCCTCCTTTCGAGTATTTGATGCCAGTCCCAGACGTCATAGATTCAGTCACGCGGAGGAAATGGTACCCAGGATACATGTCCCTACATAAAGCTCATGgagaaattgatgaaaaaatattgtgTACGGTGCTGAGGATATCTTGTGTTAAAGGTAACGTTCTGAGAGCAAGGTGAAGTTTCTGGGTGAAGCTGAAACTTGCGTAGGGATACATAGACAATAGAGTAAGTGAACTGTTATGAAGGTAATGTTCTTGCCTCATTGcaaatctatatttttatgaatggagtTATGAGAGAAGTAAGGGGAAGAACAACATGCAGTTATACATTCAAGGTCTGTGACTGGAATATGAAGCAACTGATGTTAGCTAGACAATACAGAGTTAACTAGTAATAATGAGGACAAGCTGCACAGACCAATGAAAATTTTTGAAGTAACTGTTAGCATAAAGAATTAATGTGAATGCTTGTATGACGCTGATTATAAATAGGTAGATGGAATTCAGGGAAATTATGAAGTAGCgaatgttaatatataatatgtaagaaCAAAAGTGGTTGATTCGCATCAATTCGAGTAGATGTAGTAAAAGTTGATAGCAGAATAAAAGAGTTGGGAAATAAGCGAACGTGTGAAACAAATATGGCAGAAGAATCTCTGCAGAATATATAGGAGATAGAACTGGTTCtctacacagtatatatatatatatatatatatatatatatatatatatatatatatatatatatatatatggagagagagagagaacacaagagAAGAGAgcaaacaaatgacaaatatagaaagaagagacagCATTCAGACCAACAGAACGAACAGGGTAATGGTCAGTATATGCTTGCCTACCTGAGAACGCATAACAATGcaggaaaaatcaaaacaagttattaatatgcaaaatacaagaataaatcaGAAATATAAATTGTCAGGGGCCACCAACATTCTGTCTTTGAAGTAATCTTCGTGCCCTCACTATCCTTCAGTCCTTCAGTCTGAATCTTGTTTCTCTTCCCGCCCCCCATCCACCCCCTACTCCTGCTAGTAACGTCCTCCTTCCTCTGGCTCAACAACAGCTTCAACTCGAATACGTCACTCCTCCGGTGAAACGTTTTGGAGCCTCTGTGCTGTATTTTCCAACCCCCCACTTTTCTCGCATGGCGATAATGCCCGCTAATTAAACTCActcacgcacacactcatatatatatatatatatatatatatatatatatatatatatatatatatatatatatatatatatatatatatatatatatatacatacatatatatatataatatatatgtatatatataatatatatatatatatttatattttatataattatatatatatatatatatatatatatatatatatatgtgtgtgtgtgtgtgtgtgtatgtgtgtgtatatcgaaAATTCCATGTCTCGTAAGCTGGACTGTAACAAGGAAATGTTTTAAGTCCTAAGATAATTCCTGACAGCAAATGAGCTGTGCATACTCAAGTTACAAGAAAACAACTTCCACAGCATTCAATAAGACTCAAACTTACAAAGTCGTTTATGGAACAGAAGTAGAAGCCCCAGAGAAGAACTGTCTGTGTAGCTTAAGAGGGGGCACGAGTCCCCGAAATTGTAGAGACGTAGAGGAAGCATGAAAAAAAGGTCAACATAAGTTGATCGATTAGAGCGACTGTACCACGTGGAGAGAATGTAAGACCCTATGCCGGCAaaactacaatattttatttggAATCTTAGGGAATAAGAcggaaagggaaactgaaaagaAGTTCAGTCATTCACGGTAACTACAAATCCTTAGAACGGAGGGGATATACTATTCGGGATATGCAGAGACAATATAAGATTAATGTTAGTAGTGCAACATCAAGGAGGATTAATCATACTCTTGTACAAAAAAGACGGAGAACCTGATATAAAAGTTCTATAAGTAAGGGCCCATCACTGATTTAGCAGCAGTAAGATGGACACCTCAACaacaaatggatttttttttcagaaattccacCACTCCATTATTGTAATACATAAGCAGCCAAAGTAGTCCCCAGCTACTGTTTCCTACATCCTTTGTTCGCCACCTTCCTACAGACCACCAGATTAACCAGTTGGTACCAGCGATTTATTCGGTCAAGAAATACTGCGTTGGTCTAGTGGTTTCAACCCTGCAGACTAGTTGAGAAGTATTCACAGGTGGAGAATACCcacttacatgcacacacacacacacacacacacacacacacacacacacacacacatatatatatatatatatatatatatatatatatatatatatatatatatatatatatatatatatatatatatctacatatatatacactcattgtTAATAATGTATGCAATAATAGAGCAGTAAATTTTCTACTGTGTATGCCAGGCTGATCGTGCGCCGGGATGACGTCACTTGCACAGATCGTTTTATGAGCCTGTATCCTGCCGACACTCGAGAGCTCTACTCAGGGCATGACTCAGCTTTACATTAATAGCAATACTGATAACCTTCCCAGACACGAAGACAAACCggtcagttgtattccacataggaaaatggaaaatgtaaatggttaaaaaaatctttaaaagttaCATTGTTAGTGTATTCAGATATAGTAACTAAGGATATTCAGAAGGAAATTCTCGCAATGTGGTGTAATATTCGAAAGTAAGTTGGTGACTATatctctttcatattctttcttcatttcagttcattatattttttgctaatattcatatgtttattgaGATCCTTGATCAGACTATTTCAAGGTAATTATTTGtatttgggttattttttttattatgaattaattaaataaactttcCGATTACGGGGTAACTTATCTGACTTTCTTGTTTGTCCACGTCATTTCTTCTCTTGTCTGTTGGACGAGGCGCTTCAGTGTGAGCAAAATTAGCTCATGAAGTAAGAGTTCAGATAAGGAGCACAGTGTTCTAACCCCTGTATGGAACGTAGCCTTCTCtttgtttaactttttccttaaagTTTAGTACGATTATAATCATACAGAAATAGTATATTGTGAAATATTGTCTCCATCCCTATGTTTACGCACCGTTGTGTCTATTGGGCGAGCTGCCTACTGCTTTAAAAGCCGGATATGTAAATATACCACCGCCTATGTTCAGTCTCGCACACTTGAGAACTTTTTCCTTGAAATCTCTTATCATGTGTAACAAGAAATTGTGCTCCAGTGGCCTCACATATTGCAATAACAATCTAAAATAAATTCATCCCCAGTTTCTTTATCGAAGTCTTGTGTCATGCCGGCATaactcagaaaaaaatacaagagcaAGAATAACGGCAAAAGAATAaacgagaaaagaaaggaaacattcAGTGCAAACGGTGAGGCAATGAAACTTTCTGGATCTCAGGTAcgatttgatttaatttcttttttctgtaaaacGTTGGTCGAAATGAACGTGTATTCTACCTGAATTCTCTCAATATAAAAACACCTCTGAACtgaataaacaaaactataaaagtgGAGAGCCGATGAATTATAAAATAGAGAAACCATGAAAAGTATTCTACCAACAGAACGGCCAGTGCTGCGCCAGGCGAAGAAAGAGTAGTGCATAGAGTAACCAAGAGTATTGTCGATAtgaaaaatagaagaataaataagaaacatatGTTGTTTGGGCCACCAAACATTCCGATCCTTTCGCCGACTTCTGGCATTTTCGCTGTCTCTGAAGTAATCTGCAAACTCTCATCTCTTTCAGTGTTCTAATCTGCATCCTGTCTCCCATGCCTCAAACAACAGCCCCCTTATCTGCAAGTTATCGCCCGATGACGTCACTCTCCCGGTAAAACGTTTTGGTTCTTCTCTGCTATACCATCCAAACCCCAcgtctctctcacatacaaataAAAGCTGTAAATAAAACTCACGTGCAcgatcatgcacacacacacacacacacacacacacacacacacatatatatatatatatatatatatatatatatatatatatatatatatatatatatatatagatatagatatagatatatatatatatatatatagatatagatatatatatatatatatatatatatatatatatatatatatatatatatatatatatatatatatatatatatatatatatatatatatatatatatatatatatatatatatatatatatatatatacataaacacacacacatccacgtacacacacacacacacacacacatatatatatatatatatatatatatatatatatatatatatatatatatatatatatatatatatatatatatatatatatataatatatatatatatatatatatatatatatatatatatatatatatatatactatatacatatgtatatatatatatatatatatatatatattatatatacaccgtgatttatatacaacaatgatttatatacaaaatgttgttaaatatcaaattcacgctactttgggaatatccccgatggggaattatcaccgaagaggaatttataagtgataaatggatcggtactgcagGGTCTCGATCTCttgacacaattaccttccaacaactccggTCGACGGTccaaccactgagccatcaagagaggtaataagttaatgccgaatctgctgtacttgtttacccgtcgagatcagggaaattatacttagcttcggcattaacccacctccaccatgacagctcggcattaacttattacctgtcttgatggctcagtgggtagaccattgactggagttgttggaaggtaattgtgtcgagggatcaagacccggcagcaccaatccatttatcacttataaattctccttcggtgataattcccatcagggatattcccgaagtagcgtgaatttgatattaatcaacatttgtagcttcatgattgtgtataaatcacggtgtaataaaatttcataataagagatgCATCTTCCAAACGTAttaatgagctgtcatggtggaggtgggttaatgccgaagctaagtataatttccccactctcaatgggtaaacaagtacaacagattcggcattaacttattaCCTCTCCTGATGGCTCAGTAggtagaccatcgactggagttgttggaacgTAATTGtgccgagggatcgagacccggaagtatcaatccatttatcacttataaattccccttcgttgataattccccatcggggatattcccgaagtagcgttaatttgatattaaacagcatttgtCTTTTTATCTGGACTCTGAATCAGTCTTTACTCTTTTCCTCGTCGGCCAAGCCTCTCaggattaaggaaaaattattcacgtttctttccatttgctTATTGTAACTGACGTACCTTTTCTCCACCTTTCGGCGGAGTCTTCAGGTTTGGATAACAAGTTAACAAAAGCAGTTTTTATTACAGTATGCGCACTTTTAACCTAATCCTTCAATGTAAAATAGGATGTCACCggagtgctgaatttctattggtcgttAGGCATCATTCTCTTGTCCATAATCTATGCGGCAGCAAGGGCATTACTGTTGCTGCGTAAGGCACGTCCTATGACACGGGTAGCAGCTAAGGGCGTGAGTGAGCGCGTGATTTTCGTCTCTGGCCGATAGCTGACTTTTGATTGAAATATATGCAAAGCCTACAAACTACGAAAATCGAATTTCTTAGTTATTAGCATAGTAAGAAGATAGTGTATTTCGTAACTGCAtctatatcataaataaaaaatcctgctgacgaaaattaatattgaaaacaCAGGATCAGAGCACttcagttgaaatgaaaattaacaactGTCTAATAAAACACCATCGGCATTTTCTACTACCACCCAGATCTAGATCCTtgatacataaacataaaagtattCACAGGGACTCACAGTTTCTGGAAATGCAGGACAAGATAAATCTGATGTTCCACTCCAATATTTCTTGTCGCCTGTTCCGGACATTCAAGCCAGGAGGATGTAAAAGGCCCACAAAATTGTACAATTGTTCATTTATCATGTGAAATTAtagcatctttttgtttattttggtgtgCTTATTTTTCTCGCATACCAAGTAAGTTAACTTATTGCTAACACCATGTCAAAAACTACCCCGTCAAGGtgcactttcatttatttcttcagtgaGGTCAGGAGGAGGGGTAAAATAATCAtgtttccttattgcaaaatccTTTTATCAAATTAGCGTAGACCTAGACCTATAACCCGGAAATAATGATAGTTGTTGTGCTGGTCACATCACATGCAAAAACTGACTAATCTCTACATAAAACCTGGTACAAATTctgtataatttattttgcaaataggTCAACACCTTTTCAAAATACTTGTGTCAGACCGCCAACTCTGGTGGAAAACAGAATACCCCTCCCAAACAACATTTGAACAGAAAAAATGCTAGTAGTAATCTCTACTATACTTCTTGGTCAATATCACTATGAGCTAAGCTACCTACTTTTGCCGATTGACTACGTTCGTAGTCATGAATATTAAAGTTCACCAGAATTGTAGAGGTCTATAAGTAATAAGAGGCTGACTGCTACATCCTCTTCCTACATCATTCAGGATGACACTGACTGAGCGGTATGTCCAAAAGCCACTTTATAGCCAAGTTGCAGTCGTTGGAATGAGATATAGTAACCTTAGTGAATTACCCAGAAAAGCATCACATTTCCTCCGATGCATAAGTAAGACTttgaacagaaaaattaaatacttttttgcTTTATGGGGTAAAATATACTCTAGAATATAAATATCTACGAATAATTTTCAAGATGTTGTATCTCAGCCATTATCGCAAACTTTTAAATTCATGACTGCAAATCTAGTCGATGGGTTTGACTGGTTAATATGTAACTTAATTTCAGGAAAGCACCTGAAAGGGATGTAGTTAAAGATACAACATTTCAAGGTATTAACAATAGTCCTAGATggtaaaaattctttattcttttttatttttttcaataatgttttcttaattaattatcaTAAGAATATTTGTAACAAAGGTTTCATCAAAAAGCAAAGGACTGAACATCTGAATGTTCTTTATAATTGCTCAAATTTTTCTAGGTTCAGACTAAATACCTGATTGTCTATTGTACATAAACAATATTCTATTGACACGACGTTCTGCTAATCTAACACCCACAGGACAAACTTGTTCATTTCAGAAATTCAGACAGCATCACACACAGTTATTCTGTTTCAGTCATTTAACAGCAATGATAATGATTACACGAATGCATATGACAGTTGATCGGAGAATAGATATAACCTCAATAAAAAATCTTTGATTAGTGACaagtatttctgaaaataaagtgAACAGTATGATCTATTCTCATCAGAACTGTCCTaatctaattaaaaatattcttaacaaaGTTCTTGGCTTGTGACCAATAACcattcttcttttgtttgttttcttcttctatctttttcttgatctccaaGAAAGGGTCAAATCCCTTGTCAGCGACTTCCTTCATATACTCCGCCTTTTTCCTGACTTCCTGCAGTTGCTTGGCCCGAGCCGACCATCCTGGTAGGGCTTGAGATTTCTCCGACTCAATCAGGATATCTATATACTCAACAGTGGAGAGAGGATTTGGTTTCAGTGCAATTTCCTTAAGTCTCTTGAGGCTTTTTCTCACAGTTTCAGTCATACCCAGAACTTTTATTTGAACTGCCTgaaattcttcttctacctcctTCACAAGTTGTTCAGCAGAGAGCttcttttcctttgcttcttcATATCGATTCCTCAGATCCTCTGCAGTTTTTGTTACTTCAACCTGCTTACAAATGTATTTGTAAGggatatttctatgtattttccaATGACACTGACCAGGGCAAATACGGCAATTCCCGTTTGTCATCGCCCAGCATCCCTGTTTTTGATCATCATCCTTTATTTGGCAGTTTTCATGGCAAGTGCGGCGGCACTCTAGACAGTTTGTTATAAACTGTCCTGCTGGAATTGGCTCTGTCTCAAAGGTCTCTTCAGTAACTGTGTACTCGAAGTTCTTGTTTCTGTCAATATCAGCCTGATGTGTTATGAGGACATTTACTTCACTCCTTAGCTGTTCTAATTTATTCAGTCCAATCTGGATATCTACCTGGAGGCCACTTACTGAAACTTCAAGTAGATGGCGTTCCTCAAGAACCTCTTTGGTTAGGGTGAGGCTCCTACTCTGAGTCAAGCTCAGACCTTCCAGAAGTTTCACAAAACTCTTCTCTCCCATTTCCCAAAACATTTTATCAAAGGTGCTGTCTTCGTCATCACCACTATCTTGTTCTTCCCTTTCTAGTTTGCTGCAACGTGCATACAAAGCAGAGTTATTGAACTTGAAGAATTTTCTGTATGGTATCTTTGCTTCTTTAATGCCACTAAGGACTTGAGGTTTTTGACCATCAGCAAAAGTAAGTAACAGGAATATGTTATCAGCAATATCCTTTCCAAAAAGAGACAATATTTGATCAAAAATGTAGATCTGTGTTGGAGTAAGTCTCGGAAGAGAtgattgaacaacaaaaccaactGCATCAATTTTGTCAACACCTCCTACACCTCTTGTTGTGAAAAATTTGCGAATTTGCTCTGTAATTTCCTGATCTCTTCCTATACCTTGAACATCACCAAAACCTGGTGTATCAATGATTGTTATAGAATAAGGTATTCTAAAACCTTCTTGGTGATGAATTGTGTACGATGATATTTTACTAGTTTGACTTTTTGCTTGGTTGTGACTTTCTGGCTCTGTAATCAATTTGAAACGAAAGTTATCATCCCAGTCAACAGCAAATATGTAGTTAATCATTCCATTGATTAAAGTGGTTTTACCTGATCCAGTAGAACCAACTAGCATGATGACCTTCTCTGGCATAGCGTCTTTTCCATTTCCAAATTCATATTTCTGAAGTTTATATTCCTCATGAGATACAACAAGTTTTAGATTTGGCTGATATATCTTAAtgtttccatcttttattttcactgactGATTGCATAATTGAGATTTACAGACCTCCTCTGGCTTCACTTCTATCATCAAATCATTGCTTGCTTCACTATCAAGACTCTTGCCACAGTCCTCACACTCACAATAAACCTTGAATCTACAGGTAACATTAGGATTTACACATATATTAACCGATTGGTTTTCAAATGGCAAAGAGCTTACAACTTGCCAGTCAGACCCTTCTACTTGTTTCTTGACTAAATACTTGATTCTTGTGCACTGAGAACCAATGTGGAGCGGCTTTGACCACTTAATCC of Macrobrachium rosenbergii isolate ZJJX-2024 chromosome 11, ASM4041242v1, whole genome shotgun sequence contains these proteins:
- the LOC136843392 gene encoding uncharacterized protein; protein product: MVSGLSEEPLSIPTLGRPFHLGMLYDCRSDQILQGITLWDQKTLDGKKVQKHGSADFEIIASDTFEDKSSALDVNIGLKLSFLGGMVDVSGSGKYLDNRKSSNHMERVTLKYKCTTKTEIMTMEQLGKGKIEHPEVFDHGTATHVVTGITYGGNAFFVFEKELSSNSFDKNVSGNLHAMVKSIPSLKIDGKGDLDLSEDEKKESRKFSCRYFGDFIPRENPSTFEEAVRLYKEMPNIFAEKGKNSVPISARLYPLAKLDSKACRLVREISAVLVKETENYLEGLYELDVKCNDLLRSQAVNNFRGIEAEIQKFKSLLATYKLGLQKEVAQILPDIRGGNKEESELADILKERDFSPFRNEALSRWIATKESQVKILLQYTSSLQQIKFASKPGDLQSEVMSPNHSQVLCFSILIPKSDSHLINMSKYLKEEDLTSDLDFTDENAKIPLKIAENESSMMEKARNFRDFFDNNKKNNDVGFIVAEDVSDSNEFQAKTKYYNNGELLDEDFAIPSAPSKVNVDNNDTTHASILVQWEKPLHGASNIDQYKIVCEDTTGNNPLIIQYADSNATSHCIQGLSPGCEYSVSVQSFCRLGVSLKGQINGAVKTRPTSPPGKPEAWQIYSSQIGIKWSKPLHIGSQCTRIKYLVKKQVEGSDWQVVSSLPFENQSVNICVNPNVTCRFKVYCECEDCGKSLDSEASNDLMIEVKPEEVCKSQLCNQSVKIKDGNIKIYQPNLKLVVSHEEYKLQKYEFGNGKDAMPEKVIMLVGSTGSGKTTLINGMINYIFAVDWDDNFRFKLITEPESHNQAKSQTSKISSYTIHHQEGFRIPYSITIIDTPGFGDVQGIGRDQEITEQIRKFFTTRGVGGVDKIDAVGFVVQSSLPRLTPTQIYIFDQILSLFGKDIADNIFLLLTFADGQKPQVLSGIKEAKIPYRKFFKFNNSALYARCSKLEREEQDSGDDEDSTFDKMFWEMGEKSFVKLLEGLSLTQSRSLTLTKEVLEERHLLEVSVSGLQVDIQIGLNKLEQLRSEVNVLITHQADIDRNKNFEYTVTEETFETEPIPAGQFITNCLECRRTCHENCQIKDDDQKQGCWAMTNGNCRICPGQCHWKIHRNIPYKYICKQVEVTKTAEDLRNRYEEAKEKKLSAEQLVKEVEEEFQAVQIKVLGMTETVRKSLKRLKEIALKPNPLSTVEYIDILIESEKSQALPGWSARAKQLQEVRKKAEYMKEVADKGFDPFLEIKKKIEEENKQKKNGYWSQAKNFVKNIFN